The following proteins come from a genomic window of Natronosalvus vescus:
- the glnA gene encoding type I glutamate--ammonia ligase — protein MTSGNLTSTEQAVLDEIEAKDVDFLRLQFTDILGVVKNVAVPARQAEKAFTEGIYFDGSSIEGFVRIQESDMRLVPDPDTFAILPWRQSHESASARMICDVYNTSSGEPFKGDPRYILKRALERANEMGYTVNAAPEPEFFLFEEDESGRATTETNDAGGYFDLAPKDLASDVRRDIIYGLENMGFEIEASHHEVAEGQHEINFEYDDALTTADNVGTFRTVVRAIAAEHGYHATFMPKPIPRVNGSGMHTHISLFTKDGENAFHDDDDEFNLSSSAKSFLAGVLEHAPAITAIANPTVNSYKRLVPGYEAPVYVAWSDRNRSALIRRPAARVPAASRIELRSPDPSCNPYLALAVMIHAGLDGIEQNLEAPDPVRENIYDFDEAKREEYGIDTLPTNLGEAVEALEADEAIFSALGEHVGPKFVEAKKQEYNEYLIEVSEWEIEKYLETF, from the coding sequence ATGACAAGCGGAAATCTCACTTCGACCGAGCAAGCAGTTCTGGACGAAATCGAGGCAAAAGACGTCGACTTCCTTCGCCTCCAGTTTACCGACATTCTGGGTGTCGTAAAGAACGTCGCGGTACCGGCACGGCAGGCCGAGAAGGCGTTTACCGAGGGGATCTACTTCGACGGTTCCTCGATCGAAGGCTTCGTGCGTATCCAGGAGTCGGACATGCGTCTCGTGCCCGACCCCGACACGTTCGCAATCTTGCCGTGGAGACAGAGCCACGAGAGCGCCTCCGCCCGGATGATCTGTGACGTTTACAACACCTCGAGCGGCGAACCGTTCAAAGGCGACCCGCGCTACATCCTGAAACGCGCTCTCGAGCGCGCGAACGAGATGGGGTACACGGTCAACGCCGCCCCCGAGCCGGAGTTCTTCCTGTTCGAGGAGGACGAATCGGGTCGTGCAACGACGGAAACGAACGACGCCGGCGGCTACTTCGACCTCGCGCCGAAAGACCTCGCGAGCGACGTCCGCCGAGACATCATCTACGGCCTCGAGAACATGGGCTTCGAGATCGAAGCCAGCCACCACGAGGTCGCCGAAGGCCAACACGAGATCAACTTCGAGTACGATGACGCGCTCACCACCGCCGACAACGTCGGTACCTTCCGGACGGTCGTTCGCGCCATCGCGGCCGAACACGGCTATCACGCGACGTTCATGCCGAAGCCGATCCCGCGGGTCAACGGCTCGGGCATGCACACCCACATCTCGCTGTTCACCAAGGACGGCGAGAACGCCTTCCACGACGACGACGACGAGTTCAACCTCTCGAGCAGCGCCAAATCGTTCCTCGCAGGAGTTCTCGAGCACGCCCCGGCGATCACGGCCATCGCGAACCCGACGGTCAACAGCTACAAGCGCCTGGTACCCGGCTACGAGGCCCCGGTGTACGTCGCCTGGTCTGACCGCAATCGCTCGGCGCTCATCCGCAGACCGGCGGCCCGCGTGCCCGCTGCCTCGCGTATCGAACTCCGTTCGCCCGACCCGTCGTGTAACCCCTACCTCGCGCTCGCCGTCATGATCCACGCCGGTCTCGACGGCATCGAGCAGAACCTCGAGGCACCCGACCCGGTTCGAGAGAACATCTACGACTTCGACGAGGCGAAACGCGAGGAGTACGGCATCGACACGCTCCCGACGAACCTCGGCGAAGCCGTCGAGGCACTCGAGGCGGACGAAGCAATCTTCAGCGCGCTGGGCGAACACGTCGGGCCGAAGTTCGTCGAGGCGAAGAAACAGGAGTACAACGAGTACCTGATCGAGGTCTCCGAGTGGGAGATCGAGAAGTACCTCGAGACGTTCTAA
- the lrp gene encoding HTH-type transcriptional regulator Lrp, with amino-acid sequence MTYENLDAKLVNALLGDGRASLRSLAEELDVSVTTVSNHLSALEEEGVIQGYTPRVNYDALEYDVTAVIQLKVEGNALPDITETLKEHRQMISVYEVTGDYDVIAVGKFRDTDGMNDQIKALLTDPDIKESNTSVVLNAVTENEQFELEIDE; translated from the coding sequence ATGACGTACGAAAATCTCGACGCAAAGTTGGTGAATGCACTTCTGGGCGACGGTCGGGCCAGTCTCCGCAGCCTCGCCGAGGAACTCGACGTCTCCGTCACGACCGTCTCGAATCACCTCTCGGCTCTCGAAGAAGAGGGTGTCATCCAGGGCTACACCCCGCGTGTGAACTACGACGCCCTCGAGTACGACGTTACGGCCGTGATTCAACTGAAAGTCGAAGGGAACGCGCTGCCGGATATCACCGAGACACTGAAAGAACACCGTCAGATGATCTCGGTGTACGAGGTTACCGGGGACTACGACGTGATCGCCGTCGGCAAGTTCAGAGACACCGACGGGATGAACGACCAGATCAAGGCGCTGCTCACCGACCCCGACATCAAGGAGTCGAACACGAGCGTCGTGCTCAACGCCGTCACCGAAAACGAGCAGTTCGAACTCGAGATCGACGAGTAA
- a CDS encoding DUF4397 domain-containing protein, with protein MTASRRPLTAADPATGVTIASSVYARGEHDDDERDDGDDDEGADSEADEGVDGDTPDSETNGDDTADEGMPGDRQAPLTAVRVAHFSPDAPAVDIYVDGDRIVSELEYETLTPYLELEPGTYTVTIRPAGDEETVAFERDLWLGRAFYTIAAIGSLEAGTLRTHVLIDDGSVLLRAVHAAPDAPAVDLYANDGDRPIVENLAFGDTTHYVSIPAASYTLDVRPTGDAATTVASFDVDLERAHAYTGFAVGYLEPGDDEDRAFTLRATIDGVTGTH; from the coding sequence ATGACTGCTTCCAGACGACCGCTTACAGCCGCCGACCCGGCGACTGGCGTGACCATTGCCAGCAGCGTGTATGCACGCGGTGAACACGACGACGACGAACGCGACGACGGCGATGATGACGAAGGTGCCGACAGTGAAGCCGACGAAGGTGTCGACGGTGATACCCCTGACTCGGAGACGAACGGAGACGATACTGCCGACGAGGGGATGCCCGGCGACCGGCAGGCACCACTTACGGCCGTCCGCGTCGCTCACTTCTCTCCCGACGCCCCGGCCGTCGACATCTACGTCGACGGCGACCGCATCGTTTCGGAGCTGGAGTACGAGACGCTGACGCCGTACCTCGAGCTCGAGCCGGGGACGTACACGGTCACGATCAGACCCGCTGGCGACGAGGAGACCGTCGCCTTCGAGCGCGACCTCTGGCTCGGCCGCGCGTTCTACACCATCGCGGCAATCGGCTCGCTCGAGGCCGGCACCCTCCGGACGCACGTCCTGATCGACGACGGTTCGGTGTTGCTCCGGGCCGTCCACGCCGCGCCCGACGCGCCGGCGGTCGACCTCTACGCGAACGACGGCGACCGGCCGATCGTCGAGAACCTGGCGTTCGGTGATACCACCCACTACGTGTCGATTCCGGCCGCCAGCTACACCCTCGACGTCCGTCCGACCGGCGACGCTGCGACGACGGTCGCCTCGTTCGACGTGGATCTCGAGCGAGCGCACGCCTACACCGGATTCGCCGTCGGCTATCTCGAGCCGGGCGACGACGAGGATCGGGCGTTTACGCTTCGCGCGACGATCGATGGCGTCACCGGCACTCACTGA
- a CDS encoding ABC transporter ATP-binding protein, whose translation MSTTTDDETPFDAYRDEVDRPLWRLFFEYGPGRLHWFAIGMVANFIAQMSSLIPPLILGAAIDAIFAGDGAYSLPVVPNAWLPATEMAQFWFSVSAIAAAFIAVGIGTWIYGVSANLFAHEVMHSVRVDCFTKMQNLDMTFFDDKQTGEVMAVLNDDTRNLEMFLDNALVNSLRLLVMVGGITAILFLLNWQLAFVTLVAVPAMFVFTLWFMRVVEPRYVRQRSAVARLNTRLENSISGVGLTKTTSSEEHEVGRVRKASKRFFDDTMAVLKLSYLYRPGMELLAGLAFAATFLVGGWWIAMESAPGPMTGTLQVGEFVTFLFLTQFIVAPLAEVSNIVDQYENAKASSERVFGLMDIPVYVTDPDDPVDLERVDGRVEYDDVTFSYATDEARALGKDLEGDEELIVEDVSFVADPGDTVALVGATGAGKSTLLKLLLRLYDVDDGEVRLDGHDVRSLRIDDVRRAVGYVSQDTFLFDGTIADNIRYGNFDASDDAVEEAARAAQAHAFIEGLEDGYDTRVGERGIKLSGGQRQRVALARTVLQDPEILILDEATSAVDTKTEFMIQQSIDRLTEDRTTLAIAHRLSTIRDADTILVLEDGRVVERGDHETLLAADGRYATLWEAQAGNLDEALETLADGGESGQ comes from the coding sequence GTGAGTACCACGACCGACGACGAGACACCGTTCGACGCCTACCGTGACGAGGTCGACCGACCGCTCTGGCGGCTCTTTTTCGAGTACGGGCCAGGACGGCTCCACTGGTTCGCCATCGGCATGGTCGCGAACTTCATCGCCCAGATGTCCTCCCTCATCCCGCCGCTGATCCTTGGGGCGGCGATCGACGCCATTTTCGCCGGTGACGGCGCCTACTCGCTTCCGGTCGTCCCGAACGCGTGGCTGCCGGCGACGGAGATGGCGCAGTTCTGGTTTTCGGTGAGCGCCATCGCCGCTGCGTTCATCGCCGTCGGAATCGGCACCTGGATCTACGGCGTCTCCGCCAACCTGTTCGCCCACGAGGTGATGCACTCCGTCCGGGTCGACTGCTTCACCAAGATGCAGAACCTGGACATGACCTTCTTCGACGACAAACAGACCGGCGAGGTGATGGCCGTCCTCAACGACGACACTCGAAACCTCGAGATGTTCCTCGACAACGCGCTCGTCAACTCCCTGCGCTTGCTGGTGATGGTCGGCGGCATCACGGCCATTCTCTTCTTGCTCAACTGGCAACTGGCGTTCGTCACCCTCGTCGCCGTGCCCGCCATGTTCGTCTTCACCCTCTGGTTCATGCGGGTGGTCGAACCCCGCTACGTCCGCCAGCGCTCGGCGGTCGCGAGACTCAACACCCGCCTCGAGAACAGCATCTCGGGCGTCGGCCTGACGAAGACGACTAGCAGCGAAGAACACGAGGTCGGGCGCGTTCGAAAGGCCTCCAAACGGTTCTTCGACGATACGATGGCCGTCCTCAAACTCTCGTACCTCTACCGACCCGGGATGGAACTCCTCGCTGGCCTCGCGTTCGCCGCAACCTTCCTCGTCGGCGGCTGGTGGATTGCCATGGAAAGCGCCCCCGGCCCGATGACCGGCACCCTCCAGGTCGGGGAATTCGTCACCTTCCTCTTTCTGACGCAGTTCATCGTCGCGCCGCTGGCCGAGGTCTCGAACATCGTCGACCAGTACGAGAACGCGAAGGCCTCGAGCGAGCGCGTCTTCGGACTGATGGACATCCCCGTCTACGTCACCGACCCGGACGACCCCGTCGACCTCGAGCGCGTCGACGGTCGCGTCGAGTACGACGACGTCACCTTCAGCTACGCGACCGACGAGGCCCGAGCGCTGGGCAAGGACCTCGAGGGTGACGAGGAGCTCATCGTCGAGGACGTCTCTTTCGTCGCCGATCCGGGTGACACGGTCGCGCTCGTCGGCGCGACCGGCGCCGGCAAGTCGACGCTCCTCAAACTCCTGCTCCGTCTCTACGACGTCGATGACGGGGAGGTTCGCCTCGACGGCCACGACGTCCGCTCCTTACGGATCGACGACGTCCGTAGGGCCGTCGGCTACGTGAGCCAGGACACGTTCCTCTTCGACGGCACCATCGCGGACAATATCCGCTACGGCAACTTCGACGCGAGCGACGATGCGGTCGAAGAAGCTGCCAGAGCCGCCCAGGCCCACGCGTTCATCGAGGGCCTCGAGGACGGCTACGACACCCGCGTCGGCGAACGCGGGATCAAGCTCTCGGGCGGGCAGCGCCAGCGGGTGGCGCTCGCCCGAACGGTGTTGCAGGATCCCGAAATTCTGATCCTCGACGAGGCGACGAGCGCGGTCGACACGAAGACCGAATTCATGATCCAGCAGTCGATCGATCGACTCACCGAGGATCGTACCACGCTCGCCATCGCCCACCGCCTGTCGACAATCCGCGACGCCGACACCATCCTCGTCCTCGAAGACGGGCGAGTCGTCGAGCGCGGCGATCACGAGACGCTGCTCGCGGCCGACGGACGGTACGCGACCCTCTGGGAGGCCCAGGCGGGCAACCTCGACGAGGCGCTCGAGACCCTCGCCGATGGTGGCGAGAGCGGTCAGTAA
- a CDS encoding aspartate kinase, which yields MRVVAKFGGTSLGSGDRINRAADSIAAAVADGHEIAVVASAMGSTTDDLLEEITFEADEADRAQIVSMGERTSVRMLKAALTARGVDAAFYEPGSEGWPVITDEFGEVDVEETKRRAADLAGDLEGTVPVITGFLAEGPDGSVTTLGRGGSDTSAVMLGNYMDADEVVIVTDVEGVMTGDPRVVEGARNVGEISVDELRNLSFRGAEVVAPSALSYKHGQLTVRVVHYQHGDLLSGGTSIEGEFQSLVDMREEPLACLTVAGRAIRNKPGVFQSLSAALGESDINIDAVASGLDSVTFYVDEDESERAENILHREVIARNELSSVTVDAPLAVVRVTGGELPNQPGVIQGIVGPLAEARINVHDLITSATSVALFVDWNDRERTLEITQDLF from the coding sequence ATGCGCGTCGTAGCCAAGTTCGGCGGCACCAGCCTCGGCAGCGGCGACCGGATCAATCGGGCCGCCGACTCCATCGCTGCCGCCGTCGCCGACGGCCACGAGATCGCCGTCGTCGCCAGCGCCATGGGATCGACCACCGACGACCTGCTCGAGGAGATCACCTTCGAGGCCGACGAGGCCGACCGCGCACAGATCGTTAGCATGGGCGAGCGTACCTCCGTCCGGATGCTCAAAGCCGCCCTCACCGCCCGCGGCGTCGACGCCGCCTTCTACGAACCGGGCAGCGAGGGGTGGCCCGTCATCACCGACGAGTTCGGTGAGGTCGACGTCGAGGAGACCAAACGCCGCGCGGCCGACCTCGCCGGCGACCTCGAGGGAACCGTCCCGGTCATCACCGGCTTCCTCGCCGAAGGCCCCGACGGCTCGGTGACCACGCTCGGTCGCGGCGGTTCCGACACGTCGGCGGTGATGCTCGGCAACTACATGGACGCCGACGAGGTCGTCATCGTGACCGACGTCGAAGGCGTGATGACCGGCGACCCCCGCGTCGTCGAGGGCGCACGAAACGTCGGGGAGATCTCCGTCGACGAGCTACGAAACCTCTCGTTCCGCGGGGCCGAAGTCGTCGCCCCCTCCGCGCTCTCTTATAAGCATGGTCAGCTCACCGTCCGCGTCGTCCACTACCAGCACGGCGACTTGCTCTCGGGCGGGACGAGCATCGAAGGGGAGTTCCAGAGCCTCGTCGACATGCGCGAGGAACCTCTGGCCTGTCTCACCGTCGCCGGGCGAGCGATTCGCAACAAGCCCGGCGTGTTCCAGTCGTTGTCGGCCGCTCTCGGCGAGAGCGACATCAACATCGACGCCGTCGCCAGCGGCCTCGACTCCGTGACGTTCTACGTCGACGAGGACGAGTCCGAGCGCGCCGAGAACATCCTCCACCGGGAGGTCATCGCCCGCAACGAACTCTCGAGCGTCACCGTCGACGCCCCCCTGGCCGTCGTTCGGGTGACCGGCGGCGAACTGCCGAACCAGCCAGGCGTCATCCAGGGCATCGTCGGCCCGCTCGCGGAAGCGCGCATCAACGTCCACGACCTCATCACCTCCGCGACCAGCGTCGCGCTCTTCGTCGACTGGAACGACCGCGAGCGCACGCTCGAGATCACCCAGGATCTGTTCTGA
- a CDS encoding ATPase domain-containing protein, which translates to MPTDSAADRQTCAFCQQTCPLEPLSIEEGGTTLAFCSQTCRNAHEDNGGAVTGSEGHRKVRPGVAGLDACLPQGLPRNSFVLLLGNSGTREEAIEAELVWRALERGEPAVIVAFTEPPTSVVENFLAMDWNVLPYLERDQLHIVDCFTYRMDDRERLYDRMTAWNTHLRRATEPQTTAVRDPSDSYEVQNALDNCLEALEMVETGLVVVDSIAEFGSLVQPVQAYDFVKNVRAEVCKGRFVPIIAGATVAGEADSFPRNLDYVADGVVDLALDGSVIEDTLFRRLRVRKLRGVLTVSEWHTYEYTSGLGMVTFDPLEEVKANASDGGKGEQKSDEGNGTKNGIETGESKDVKGATVPGETASSEPENEPKQG; encoded by the coding sequence ATGCCCACCGACTCCGCGGCCGACCGGCAGACGTGTGCGTTCTGTCAGCAGACGTGTCCGCTCGAGCCGCTCTCTATCGAGGAAGGCGGGACGACGCTGGCGTTTTGCTCACAGACTTGCCGAAACGCGCACGAGGACAACGGGGGAGCGGTTACCGGGAGCGAGGGCCACCGGAAGGTCAGACCCGGCGTCGCCGGTCTCGACGCCTGTCTCCCCCAGGGATTGCCGCGCAACTCGTTCGTCCTGTTGCTCGGAAACTCCGGCACCCGCGAGGAGGCCATCGAAGCCGAACTGGTCTGGCGCGCCCTCGAGCGCGGCGAACCCGCCGTCATCGTCGCGTTCACCGAGCCGCCGACCTCGGTGGTCGAAAACTTCCTCGCGATGGACTGGAACGTCCTGCCGTACCTCGAGCGCGACCAGCTACACATCGTCGACTGTTTCACCTACCGGATGGACGACCGCGAGCGCCTCTACGATCGGATGACCGCCTGGAACACGCACCTCCGTCGGGCGACCGAGCCCCAGACGACGGCCGTCAGAGATCCGAGCGACAGCTACGAGGTACAGAACGCCCTCGACAACTGCCTCGAGGCGCTCGAGATGGTCGAGACGGGACTGGTCGTCGTCGACTCGATCGCGGAGTTCGGCTCGCTCGTCCAGCCGGTACAGGCCTACGACTTCGTCAAAAACGTCAGAGCCGAAGTCTGTAAGGGGCGATTCGTCCCGATCATCGCCGGCGCGACCGTGGCTGGCGAGGCGGATTCGTTCCCGCGGAACCTCGATTACGTCGCCGACGGCGTCGTCGACCTAGCGCTCGACGGCTCTGTGATCGAGGACACACTCTTTCGACGGCTCCGCGTGCGAAAGCTTCGCGGCGTCCTCACGGTTTCGGAGTGGCACACCTACGAGTACACGAGCGGCCTCGGGATGGTGACGTTCGACCCGCTCGAGGAGGTGAAAGCGAACGCGAGCGACGGGGGCAAAGGGGAGCAAAAATCCGACGAGGGCAACGGGACGAAGAACGGTATCGAAACCGGCGAATCGAAGGACGTGAAGGGGGCGACCGTGCCCGGAGAAACCGCCTCGAGCGAGCCCGAAAACGAGCCGAAACAGGGGTAA
- a CDS encoding mechanosensitive ion channel family protein, with amino-acid sequence MALTTLVDGALAVAIDWSDASGLVFWIAFLGPWLESFTGFFETTDTDRWPLIPFILVGSYLLARAITWWSRRRLAEPVAEGSSFTRAVFEEIHTPVAITVGLLGIYLSLDVLNVPDSASVLPGTIATVAVVIWARTAIRIGNRWIGYLNDVGASYEFAPMFKNLWTIGVVVGSLLLLLSIWNLEITPFLASAGILGIVLGFAAQDAISNLIGGVALYFDNTYKIGDVIHVDDEMRGTVTDVGIRSTTVLTTDNVLVTVPNSVLNSTQVVNETAPQRHIRIRVPLSAAYGTDYHEVEELVLQACEDAPLIRESPVPRVLFDEFGDSALIFELQAFISHPLTKKRAIDQVNRRVYDAFDDAGITIPFPQRELSFLEDGAEHRFDEHASLGPLRTDDTSEAETTPGGQRRPYTTDTTAAADPEQTAPTDPDKRE; translated from the coding sequence ATGGCCCTCACCACCCTCGTCGATGGCGCGCTCGCAGTCGCGATCGACTGGAGCGACGCCAGCGGGTTGGTGTTCTGGATAGCGTTTCTCGGCCCGTGGCTCGAGAGCTTCACGGGCTTCTTCGAAACCACCGATACCGACCGGTGGCCCCTGATCCCGTTTATCCTCGTGGGTTCGTATCTGCTGGCGCGGGCGATCACCTGGTGGAGTCGTCGGCGACTCGCCGAACCAGTAGCCGAGGGGTCGTCGTTCACTCGAGCCGTCTTCGAAGAGATTCACACGCCGGTCGCGATCACGGTCGGGCTTCTCGGCATCTACCTGAGCCTCGACGTGCTCAACGTACCCGATTCCGCTTCCGTCTTGCCGGGCACCATCGCAACCGTCGCAGTCGTCATCTGGGCACGTACCGCGATCCGGATCGGCAATCGCTGGATCGGGTACCTCAACGACGTCGGCGCGAGTTACGAGTTCGCGCCGATGTTCAAGAACCTGTGGACGATCGGGGTCGTCGTCGGGAGTCTCCTGTTGTTGCTCTCGATCTGGAACCTCGAGATCACGCCGTTTCTCGCGTCGGCGGGGATTCTGGGGATCGTCCTCGGCTTTGCCGCCCAGGACGCGATCAGCAACCTGATCGGTGGGGTCGCACTCTACTTCGACAACACGTACAAGATCGGCGACGTCATCCACGTCGACGACGAGATGCGGGGGACGGTCACCGATGTCGGTATTCGCTCAACGACGGTGCTCACGACCGACAACGTGCTCGTGACGGTGCCCAACTCCGTGCTCAACTCGACGCAGGTGGTCAACGAGACCGCCCCACAGCGTCACATTCGAATTCGCGTCCCGCTCTCGGCGGCCTACGGAACGGACTACCACGAAGTCGAGGAACTCGTACTCCAGGCGTGTGAAGACGCGCCACTGATTCGGGAGTCGCCCGTCCCGCGGGTGCTGTTCGACGAGTTCGGCGACTCGGCGCTCATCTTCGAATTGCAGGCGTTTATCTCCCACCCGCTGACGAAAAAACGGGCCATCGACCAGGTCAACCGCCGGGTGTACGACGCCTTCGACGATGCGGGGATCACGATTCCGTTCCCCCAGCGGGAACTCTCGTTTCTCGAGGACGGTGCCGAACACCGGTTCGACGAACACGCGAGTCTGGGCCCGCTACGAACGGATGACACATCCGAAGCCGAGACCACGCCAGGTGGCCAGCGTCGCCCCTACACCACCGACACGACAGCGGCCGCCGATCCGGAGCAAACAGCACCGACCGACCCCGACAAACGAGAGTGA